ATCGACACCGAATTCAAGGACCTGAAAAACGGCCAGTACAAGATCATCAGTTTCTACGCGAAAAAGGCCCGCGGCCTGATGGCGCGCTATGTGATCAAGGAGCGCCTGACCGACCCGGCCGGCCTCAAGGATTTCAACTACCAGGGCTATCGCTATTCGGCCGAGCACTCCAAGGCTGATAGTCTGGTATTCCTACGCGACGACCCCGAGGCCTGAGTGATGCTGATAGGCGCAATCCTGGTACTGAGCTGGCTGATCCTGCTGATCCGCTACCCGAGCAAGGCACTGCCGATCTCCCTCGGTGCGCTGATCGGTCTGGGCCTGGTCGCCAGCTGGGTGCTCTGGCAGGAAAGCCGCGAGAATCGCCACCTGGCTCACCTCGAATTGCGCCTCGACTACGCCCCGCAGCGCTGCCCGGCAGATCGTCCGCTGGCCCTAAATCTGAAGAATGGCAGCGAAGCCGCGCTGCTTGAGCTGCACTGGCAGATCGCCGCATACCGCCCCGGCGACAGCGTCAACCTGGCCGAGCGCCTGTATGAAACCCCGCGATACAGCGGCCCCGGCGAATTGCTGCCCGGCGCCGATTGGCAAACCTGCCTGCCCTTACCTACCCTGCGCAGCGGCTACCGCGCCAGTACATTAGAGTTTCGCGCTGAACGCCTACAAGGCAGCTTTAGCCGCTGAGCGTTGCCCCACTAAAACAACAAGGAAAGCTGCATGACCCAGCCCAGCGTACTGATCACCGGATGCT
This DNA window, taken from Pseudomonas sp. SG20056, encodes the following:
- a CDS encoding multidrug transporter; the encoded protein is MLIGAILVLSWLILLIRYPSKALPISLGALIGLGLVASWVLWQESRENRHLAHLELRLDYAPQRCPADRPLALNLKNGSEAALLELHWQIAAYRPGDSVNLAERLYETPRYSGPGELLPGADWQTCLPLPTLRSGYRASTLEFRAERLQGSFSR